The Microbacterium limosum genome contains a region encoding:
- a CDS encoding FAD-dependent oxidoreductase, translating into MSTPVLLRVVLVGFGPVGARFAEEMLPAIAAGRVALTVVGAERDDPYNRVLVAEYAAGEVARDDLTLLGSTTLTDAGATVLRGVRATGIDREAHLVHLSTGDRLVYDRLVLATGARANVPVLDGLERIVGASDGLDDTLTEGVCVLRTAEDAERVRTVVAEGGRVVVLGAGVLGIELALLLAQAGARPSVAHFGPTPMPRQLDRGAAAVLGAALERAGVQVVPHTRAEAIVARPDERGIRRFEALVSADGKRIQGDLLVLSCGVTARAELAGEAGLRVGGGVLVDDRLRSWTDPDILAIGDCAHIGDADAHLHDQVVPGGPAGLIGPGWRQAEWLARALIAECEGSDVEPFVDDTPGVVLLKAEGVDLVSAGDVSADPFAPVPRGEQAPGVALWADPEHGTYTKMVTRDGVLTGFVSVGMPRTAAELGVLYTRRGELPSDRSLLLRLDAVEDLAPRATGREATVCVCNAVTAGAIEDAIADGCASVPEIGRCTRAGTGCGGCRSRIAEILTASGTLEAAPA; encoded by the coding sequence ATGAGCACCCCCGTCCTGCTCCGCGTCGTGCTCGTCGGCTTCGGCCCCGTCGGTGCGCGATTCGCCGAGGAGATGCTTCCGGCCATCGCCGCCGGCCGGGTCGCCCTGACCGTCGTCGGAGCGGAGCGGGACGACCCGTACAACCGCGTGCTCGTGGCGGAGTATGCGGCCGGTGAGGTCGCCCGCGACGACCTCACCCTCCTCGGGTCGACCACGCTGACGGATGCCGGCGCCACCGTGCTGCGCGGTGTCCGGGCGACCGGGATCGACCGCGAGGCGCACCTCGTGCACCTCTCCACGGGCGATCGTCTCGTCTACGACCGCCTCGTGCTGGCGACGGGAGCTCGCGCCAACGTCCCCGTGCTCGACGGTCTCGAGCGGATCGTGGGCGCCTCCGACGGGCTGGACGACACCCTCACCGAGGGCGTGTGCGTCCTGCGCACCGCCGAAGACGCCGAGCGCGTGCGCACAGTGGTCGCCGAGGGCGGCCGGGTCGTCGTTCTCGGGGCGGGGGTGCTCGGCATCGAGCTGGCCCTCCTGCTCGCCCAGGCGGGCGCCCGCCCGTCGGTGGCCCACTTCGGCCCCACGCCCATGCCGCGACAACTCGATCGCGGGGCGGCGGCCGTCCTGGGAGCCGCCCTCGAGCGCGCGGGAGTACAAGTCGTCCCGCACACCCGCGCCGAGGCGATCGTGGCGCGCCCGGACGAGCGGGGCATCCGCCGATTCGAGGCTCTCGTCAGCGCCGACGGCAAACGCATCCAGGGCGATCTTCTGGTGCTCTCGTGCGGTGTCACCGCCCGCGCCGAGCTCGCCGGCGAGGCGGGCCTGCGGGTGGGCGGCGGCGTCCTCGTCGATGACCGACTGCGCTCATGGACCGATCCGGACATCCTCGCGATCGGGGACTGCGCGCACATCGGCGACGCCGACGCGCATCTGCACGACCAGGTGGTCCCCGGCGGACCCGCGGGGCTCATCGGCCCGGGCTGGCGCCAAGCGGAATGGCTCGCGCGGGCCCTGATCGCGGAGTGCGAGGGCTCCGACGTCGAACCCTTCGTCGACGACACGCCGGGGGTCGTGCTCCTGAAGGCCGAGGGCGTCGATCTCGTGTCGGCGGGCGATGTCAGCGCCGACCCGTTCGCTCCGGTCCCCCGCGGCGAGCAGGCGCCGGGCGTCGCGCTCTGGGCCGATCCCGAGCACGGCACGTACACGAAGATGGTGACGCGCGACGGCGTGCTGACCGGCTTCGTCAGCGTCGGGATGCCGCGCACGGCCGCCGAGCTGGGTGTGCTGTACACGCGGCGAGGAGAGCTCCCCTCCGACCGTTCGCTTCTGCTGCGTCTGGACGCCGTCGAGGACCTCGCGCCGCGGGCGACCGGGCGCGAAGCGACCGTGTGCGTCTGCAACGCCGTCACGGCCGGTGCCATCGAGGACGCCATCGCCGACGGCTGCGCCAGCGTCCCCGAGATCGGACGCTGCACCCGCGCGGGCACCGGATGCGGAGGCTGCCGCTCCCGCATCGCCGAGATACTGACCGCCTCCGGCACCCTCGAGGCGGCACCCGCATGA
- a CDS encoding MFS transporter encodes MSTTVQPSSVGSDAGTPAPGGSAPVRLTRRPGRWVDGYDPENADFWRGEGRGIARRNLGWSIFAEFLGFIVWQLWSIVVVMLPAAGFDLTSSQSFWLISLPSLVGATMRFPYTFMVARFGGRNWTIVSAALLLIPATLLGFVVGNPDTPFGVLLLVAALAGFGGGNFASSMANITYFFPQKEKGWALGLNAAGGNLGTSVAQFTVPIAVTIGAGATLNISLAGWMWIPLILLAIWGAWHYMDNLSNAKADVAGSAAALREPHLWLMSLLYIGTFGSFIGFASVFPKLIADQFPEFSTFQIGQAAISLAFLGALVGSLARPYGGKLADRFGGARITVAAFAVMALGALALVWTLPMRSFPLFLGCFLVLFAATGVGNGSTYRMIPNVFAARGLARGATSGSMGMQRKAAAALGLISAIGAYGGFVIPQILNASQLATGAYSAAFYGFVGAYVALLLITVFAYVIPRRSLAGQRI; translated from the coding sequence ATGTCAACGACCGTGCAGCCCTCGTCCGTCGGCAGCGATGCCGGAACCCCAGCGCCCGGGGGGAGCGCCCCCGTCCGCCTCACCCGCCGCCCCGGACGATGGGTCGACGGCTACGACCCCGAGAACGCCGACTTCTGGCGGGGCGAGGGTCGCGGCATCGCCCGGCGCAACCTCGGTTGGTCGATCTTCGCCGAGTTCCTCGGCTTCATCGTCTGGCAGCTGTGGAGCATCGTCGTCGTCATGCTGCCCGCCGCGGGCTTCGATCTCACCAGCTCCCAGTCGTTCTGGCTCATCTCGCTGCCGAGCCTCGTGGGCGCCACGATGCGCTTCCCGTACACCTTCATGGTCGCCCGATTCGGCGGGCGCAACTGGACGATCGTCTCGGCCGCGCTCCTGCTGATCCCCGCGACCCTGCTGGGGTTCGTCGTCGGCAACCCCGACACCCCGTTCGGCGTGCTCCTGCTCGTCGCGGCCCTCGCGGGGTTCGGCGGCGGCAACTTCGCCAGCTCCATGGCCAACATCACCTACTTCTTCCCGCAGAAGGAGAAGGGCTGGGCCCTGGGCCTGAACGCCGCGGGCGGCAACCTCGGCACGTCGGTGGCGCAGTTCACGGTGCCGATCGCCGTCACCATCGGTGCGGGTGCGACGCTGAACATCTCGCTCGCGGGATGGATGTGGATCCCCCTCATCCTCCTCGCGATCTGGGGCGCGTGGCATTACATGGACAACCTGTCCAATGCCAAGGCGGACGTCGCGGGCTCCGCCGCAGCGCTTCGCGAGCCGCACCTCTGGCTGATGTCGCTGCTCTACATCGGCACCTTCGGCTCGTTCATCGGCTTCGCGAGCGTCTTCCCGAAGCTCATCGCCGACCAGTTCCCCGAGTTCTCCACGTTCCAGATCGGGCAGGCGGCGATCTCCCTCGCCTTCCTGGGTGCGCTCGTCGGATCGCTCGCGCGTCCCTACGGCGGGAAACTGGCCGACCGGTTCGGCGGAGCCCGGATCACGGTAGCGGCCTTCGCCGTCATGGCCCTCGGGGCCCTCGCCCTGGTGTGGACGCTCCCGATGCGCAGCTTCCCGCTCTTCCTCGGCTGCTTCCTCGTGCTCTTCGCCGCCACCGGCGTGGGCAACGGATCGACGTACCGCATGATCCCCAACGTGTTCGCCGCCCGTGGGCTGGCGCGGGGCGCCACGTCGGGCAGCATGGGCATGCAGCGCAAGGCGGCCGCCGCGCTCGGGCTGATCTCGGCCATCGGGGCCTACGGCGGCTTCGTGATCCCGCAGATCCTGAACGCCTCGCAGCTGGCCACGGGCGCGTACTCGGCCGCCTTCTACGGATTCGTCGGGGCCTATGTCGCACTGCTGCTGATCACGGTGTTCGCCTATGTGATCCCGCGCCGCTCGCTCGCCGGACAGAGGATCTGA
- a CDS encoding sirohydrochlorin chelatase, whose product MTPTLIACSHGTRSHEGRQAISTLLDQVRTLVPGVRVEEAFVDVQEPAIGEVVGRAVAEGPAVVVPVLLSTGYHTRVDIARAVAAHPGRAIAAPALGPHDLLALVLESRLADADLQGGDAIVLAAAGSSDPAAAIDVQAMADRLAQCVFAPITVGFAAGAHPRIDAAVESARAAGAERVIAASYVLAPGYFADVIGRAGADAVTAPLAPDLRIAALVVERFRAAAAQLGGAAALAK is encoded by the coding sequence ATGACACCCACCCTCATCGCGTGCTCCCATGGCACGCGGTCGCACGAGGGCCGTCAGGCCATCAGCACCCTCCTCGACCAGGTGCGCACCCTGGTGCCGGGCGTGCGCGTCGAGGAGGCGTTCGTCGACGTCCAGGAACCGGCCATCGGCGAGGTCGTCGGTCGCGCCGTCGCCGAGGGCCCCGCGGTGGTCGTTCCCGTGCTGCTCTCTACCGGCTACCACACCCGCGTCGACATCGCGCGAGCCGTCGCCGCGCACCCGGGCAGGGCCATCGCCGCGCCGGCGCTCGGACCTCACGACCTCCTGGCGCTCGTCCTCGAATCGCGCCTCGCCGATGCCGATCTGCAGGGCGGCGACGCGATCGTCCTCGCGGCGGCGGGATCGAGCGATCCGGCCGCCGCGATCGACGTGCAGGCGATGGCCGACCGACTCGCGCAGTGCGTCTTCGCCCCGATCACCGTCGGGTTCGCCGCAGGAGCCCACCCGCGCATCGACGCGGCGGTCGAGAGCGCACGGGCGGCGGGCGCCGAGCGCGTGATCGCGGCCAGCTACGTCCTCGCGCCCGGGTACTTCGCCGACGTGATCGGCCGGGCGGGAGCGGACGCCGTGACGGCGCCGCTGGCACCGGACCTGCGTATCGCGGCGCTCGTCGTGGAGCGCTTCCGGGCCGCGGCGGCGCAGCTGGGCGGCGCGGCCGCGCTCGCGAAGTGA
- a CDS encoding uroporphyrinogen-III synthase, with translation MTSAARPALSAALEGCTIVIAVDRRSGELAAALERHGAQVRHAPALTIVPHIDDEALISRTRELIASPPEIVVATTGVGFRGWMEAADEAGLHDQLHRALEGAQIVARGPKARGAIQQAGLTADWVAESETSTELGEFLLAEGVSGRRVAVQHHGSGADGLDELFTGHGADVVSLTVYRWGPPPDPEAVRRSVVATGTGDVDAVLFTSAPGAEEWISAARREGMLDDIRGMWAAGRVLMAAVGPITAGPLVDAGLSPLIAERGRLGSLVRGVVTHFGGGHAAGLETVAGRLELRSSGAVCGGRHIPLSRTGIDVLASLFAARGGVVSRASLQGALPRSGHNTHAVEMAVARLREALASPDLIKTVVKRGYRLNVVEPEGRP, from the coding sequence GTGACATCCGCTGCCCGCCCCGCACTGTCGGCCGCCCTCGAGGGCTGCACGATCGTGATAGCCGTCGACCGGCGCTCGGGCGAACTGGCGGCCGCGCTGGAGCGGCACGGCGCCCAGGTGCGACACGCGCCGGCGCTGACGATCGTGCCGCACATCGACGACGAGGCGCTCATCTCTCGCACCCGCGAGCTCATCGCCTCACCGCCGGAGATCGTGGTCGCCACGACGGGGGTGGGGTTCCGCGGTTGGATGGAAGCCGCCGACGAGGCGGGACTGCACGATCAGCTCCACCGCGCCCTGGAGGGAGCTCAGATCGTCGCGCGGGGTCCGAAGGCACGTGGGGCGATACAGCAGGCGGGCCTGACCGCGGACTGGGTGGCCGAGTCCGAGACCTCCACCGAGCTCGGCGAGTTCCTGCTCGCGGAGGGCGTCTCGGGACGCCGCGTCGCCGTGCAGCACCACGGCTCCGGCGCAGACGGTCTGGACGAGCTCTTCACCGGACACGGCGCGGATGTCGTCAGCCTCACGGTGTACCGGTGGGGTCCCCCGCCCGACCCCGAGGCGGTGCGCCGATCGGTCGTCGCGACGGGCACGGGCGACGTGGATGCCGTCCTCTTCACCTCCGCGCCCGGCGCCGAGGAATGGATCAGCGCGGCGCGGCGCGAAGGCATGCTCGACGACATCCGCGGGATGTGGGCGGCCGGGAGGGTGCTGATGGCGGCCGTCGGCCCGATCACGGCGGGTCCGCTGGTCGACGCCGGCCTGTCCCCCCTCATCGCCGAGCGCGGACGACTCGGATCGCTCGTGCGGGGAGTCGTGACGCACTTCGGCGGCGGGCATGCCGCCGGGCTCGAGACCGTCGCGGGCCGGCTCGAGCTGCGCAGTTCGGGCGCCGTGTGCGGCGGCCGGCACATCCCCCTCTCGCGCACCGGAATCGACGTACTCGCCTCCCTCTTCGCCGCCCGAGGGGGCGTCGTATCGCGGGCGAGCCTGCAGGGCGCGCTGCCGCGCTCCGGTCACAACACGCACGCGGTCGAGATGGCGGTCGCGCGGCTGCGCGAAGCGCTCGCCTCCCCCGACCTCATCAAGACGGTGGTCAAGCGCGGCTACCGCCTCAACGTCGTCGAGCCCGAGGGACGCCCATGA
- the cobA gene encoding uroporphyrinogen-III C-methyltransferase — translation MTTMLGISLAGRDVLMVGGGTVTARRLQRLLDDGARVRIVAPLLSPEVQDLVDAHSLEWLPRPARTTDVDGAWLVHTATGVPRVDALIAAACEERRILCVNASDGAHGTARLAAEARSGDVVVGVVSDAGVDPRRAARLRDTIGALLRDGRLPLRRRRAGAAGRVDLVGGGPGPTDLMTLRGRRLLAEADVVVADRLGPTDVLSELDPDVEVIDVGKRPNHHPVPQHEINALLVAHARAGKRVVRLKGGDPFVYGRGGEEVAACLAAGIPVEVVPGLTSVVSVPQAAGIPVTHRGTAAGVHIVNGQAETSESTLAALADETVTTVVLMGVAALPRLVRAAEQAGVPADRPIAVVENGHTPHQRTTRTTLGRVVADAAAAGVQNPAVIVVGEVARAGLLMPDPSLAEGSGR, via the coding sequence ATGACGACGATGCTCGGCATCTCGCTCGCGGGCCGCGACGTGCTCATGGTCGGCGGGGGCACGGTCACCGCGCGGCGGCTGCAGCGCCTGCTCGACGACGGCGCGCGCGTCCGCATCGTGGCGCCGCTGCTGAGCCCCGAGGTCCAGGACCTCGTGGACGCCCATTCCCTCGAGTGGCTGCCGCGCCCGGCCCGCACCACCGATGTCGACGGCGCCTGGCTGGTCCACACCGCTACGGGGGTCCCCCGCGTCGACGCACTCATCGCCGCGGCCTGCGAAGAACGCCGCATCCTGTGCGTGAACGCGTCGGACGGCGCGCACGGCACGGCACGCCTGGCCGCCGAGGCGCGCTCGGGCGACGTCGTGGTCGGGGTCGTCTCCGACGCGGGCGTCGATCCGCGCCGCGCCGCGCGCCTGCGCGACACGATCGGGGCCCTGCTCAGGGATGGTCGGCTGCCTCTGCGACGGCGTCGCGCGGGAGCCGCGGGGCGTGTGGACCTCGTGGGCGGCGGGCCCGGCCCGACCGACCTCATGACCCTGCGAGGGCGTCGCCTCCTCGCCGAGGCCGACGTCGTCGTCGCCGATCGCCTCGGACCCACCGACGTCCTGAGCGAGCTCGATCCCGATGTCGAGGTGATCGACGTCGGCAAGCGTCCGAATCACCACCCCGTGCCCCAGCACGAGATCAACGCCCTCCTGGTCGCGCACGCGCGCGCGGGAAAGCGCGTCGTGCGCCTGAAGGGGGGCGACCCGTTCGTCTACGGCCGCGGCGGCGAAGAGGTCGCCGCGTGCCTGGCCGCCGGCATCCCCGTCGAGGTCGTGCCCGGTCTCACCAGCGTCGTCTCGGTGCCGCAGGCGGCGGGAATCCCCGTCACTCACCGCGGCACCGCCGCCGGCGTGCACATCGTCAACGGGCAGGCCGAGACGAGCGAGAGTACACTCGCCGCCCTCGCCGACGAGACGGTGACCACCGTCGTGCTGATGGGCGTCGCCGCCCTCCCCCGCCTGGTTCGCGCGGCCGAGCAGGCGGGAGTTCCCGCAGACCGCCCCATCGCCGTGGTCGAGAACGGCCACACCCCTCACCAGCGCACGACGCGAACGACGCTCGGACGTGTCGTCGCCGACGCGGCCGCGGCCGGCGTGCAGAACCCCGCCGTGATCGTCGTCGGGGAGGTCGCACGCGCCGGCCTCCTGATGCCCGACCCGTCGTTGGCAGAGGGCTCCGGCCGGTGA
- the nirD gene encoding nitrite reductase small subunit NirD translates to MTIADARPESDAAIPRSQWVRVCALTDLEPERGRAALVGGTQIALFLTHERRVHAVSNYDPYSGAHVISRGIVGTRQNAPTVASPMYKQVFDLRTGSCLDTQGKEPRTLAVWPVAVQDGDVYVRSEELT, encoded by the coding sequence ATGACCATCGCCGACGCGAGGCCGGAGTCCGACGCCGCGATCCCGCGCTCGCAGTGGGTGCGGGTGTGCGCGCTCACCGATCTCGAACCCGAGCGCGGGCGCGCCGCCCTCGTCGGCGGCACGCAGATCGCCCTGTTCCTCACGCACGAGCGCCGGGTGCACGCTGTGTCGAACTATGACCCCTACAGCGGTGCGCACGTCATCTCCCGGGGTATCGTCGGGACGCGGCAGAATGCCCCCACCGTCGCCTCGCCGATGTACAAGCAGGTGTTCGACCTACGCACGGGCTCCTGTCTCGACACGCAGGGGAAGGAGCCCCGCACGCTGGCCGTCTGGCCCGTCGCGGTGCAGGACGGAGACGTCTACGTCCGATCGGAGGAGCTGACATGA
- the nirB gene encoding nitrite reductase large subunit NirB, with protein sequence MPHPDDSTHIVVVGAGMVAHRFVESLLSRGDRPWRVTVIGDEARHPYDRVGLTGYFAGASAEDLTLDRSVLDDERVSFMRGTAVTAIDREAREVTTASGERVAYDRLVLATGSYAARLAVDGFGLDGCFVYRTLDDVEALRGFVEARRAELGRPLTGTVIGGGLLGLEAAGALQGLGVESTVVQSSDRLMSAQLDQPAGAALARLIEARGIRVKTGAITTRVDPGRDGRVTGLEFRDGTWERTDVVVFTVGVRPRDELARAAGLAVHERGGVLIDAECRTSDDRILAIGEVANFDGLCVGLVAPGYAMAEVAATRLRGGDASFPGYDLSTKLKLSGVDVASFGDAFATTPGALDVVYADPVAGVYKKLVLSDDAKTLLGGILVGDASAYGSLRPLVGGALGGDPAAYLMPEGGVAAPTGDLPDSALVCSCNSVTAGAIRGAVQEEGCSDVAAVKSCTKAGAACGSCVTMIKKLVGTELAKSGASLSSALCEHFDLSRRQLFDAVRVSGLRTFSAVIERFGTGRGCDICKPALASILSTLVGGHVLEGENATLQDTNDHVMANLQKDGSYSVVPRIAGGEITPEGLLVIGQVAKDFGLYTKITGGQRIDMFGARLEQLPDIWKRLVDAGFESGHAYGKSLRTVKSCVGSTWCRYGVQDAVGMAVQLELRYRGLRSPHKIKLGVSGCARECAEARGKDVGVIATEAGWNMYVGGNGGFTPRHAVLLAEGLDDDALLRAIDRFLMYYIFTADRLQRTAPWFEDLEGGIDEVRAVIFDDSLGICADLDAAMAAHVANYEDEWKATLADPEKLRRFASFVNAPATPDPSLAYTAERGQPRPATAAEREDGRVLIAGTTLEVRR encoded by the coding sequence ATGCCCCACCCCGATGACAGCACGCACATCGTGGTGGTGGGAGCGGGCATGGTGGCCCACCGCTTCGTGGAGAGCCTGCTCTCGCGCGGCGATCGCCCGTGGCGCGTCACCGTCATCGGGGACGAGGCCCGGCATCCCTACGACCGGGTCGGGCTGACCGGGTATTTCGCCGGTGCGAGCGCCGAAGACCTCACCCTCGACCGCTCCGTGCTCGACGACGAACGCGTGAGCTTCATGCGCGGCACGGCCGTCACCGCGATCGACCGCGAGGCGCGCGAGGTCACGACCGCGTCGGGCGAGCGCGTCGCTTACGACCGCCTGGTGCTGGCGACGGGCTCGTACGCGGCCCGCCTCGCCGTCGACGGCTTCGGGCTCGACGGATGCTTCGTCTATCGCACGCTCGACGACGTCGAGGCCCTGCGCGGCTTCGTCGAGGCCCGGCGCGCCGAGCTCGGCCGACCGCTCACCGGCACCGTCATCGGCGGCGGCCTGCTCGGCCTCGAGGCGGCGGGGGCCCTGCAGGGCCTGGGTGTCGAGAGCACGGTCGTGCAGTCCTCCGATCGGCTGATGTCGGCCCAGCTCGACCAGCCGGCGGGCGCCGCGCTCGCGCGGCTGATCGAGGCGCGCGGCATCCGGGTCAAGACCGGCGCGATCACGACCCGCGTCGATCCCGGTCGCGACGGCCGGGTGACGGGGCTGGAGTTCCGCGACGGCACGTGGGAGCGCACGGATGTCGTGGTCTTCACGGTGGGCGTGCGCCCGCGCGACGAGCTTGCCCGCGCCGCCGGCCTCGCCGTGCACGAGCGCGGCGGCGTGCTCATCGACGCCGAATGCCGTACGAGCGACGACCGCATCCTCGCGATCGGCGAGGTCGCCAACTTCGACGGGCTGTGCGTGGGGCTCGTCGCCCCCGGGTACGCGATGGCCGAGGTCGCCGCGACCCGCCTGCGGGGTGGCGACGCCTCGTTCCCGGGATACGACCTCTCCACCAAGCTGAAGCTCAGCGGGGTCGACGTGGCCAGCTTCGGCGACGCGTTCGCCACGACCCCCGGCGCGCTCGACGTCGTCTACGCCGACCCCGTCGCGGGGGTGTACAAGAAGCTCGTCCTCTCGGACGACGCCAAGACGCTGCTCGGCGGCATCCTCGTCGGTGACGCCTCGGCCTACGGTTCGCTCCGGCCCCTCGTCGGCGGGGCTCTCGGTGGCGACCCCGCCGCCTACCTCATGCCGGAGGGAGGGGTCGCCGCGCCCACGGGAGACCTCCCGGACTCGGCCCTCGTCTGCTCGTGCAACTCGGTCACCGCCGGCGCCATCCGCGGCGCCGTGCAGGAGGAGGGCTGCTCCGACGTCGCCGCCGTGAAGTCCTGCACGAAGGCGGGCGCGGCGTGCGGGTCGTGCGTCACCATGATCAAGAAGCTCGTCGGCACCGAGCTCGCGAAATCCGGCGCGAGCCTCAGCAGCGCGCTCTGCGAGCATTTCGACCTCTCGCGCCGTCAGCTCTTCGACGCCGTGCGCGTCTCGGGTCTTCGCACCTTCAGCGCGGTCATCGAGCGCTTCGGCACGGGACGCGGCTGCGACATCTGCAAGCCCGCCCTCGCGAGCATCCTCTCGACCCTCGTCGGCGGTCACGTGCTCGAGGGCGAGAACGCGACGCTGCAGGACACCAACGACCACGTGATGGCGAACCTGCAGAAGGACGGCAGCTATTCGGTGGTCCCGCGCATCGCGGGGGGCGAGATCACGCCCGAGGGACTGCTCGTGATCGGGCAGGTGGCCAAGGACTTCGGCCTGTACACGAAGATCACGGGCGGCCAGCGCATCGACATGTTCGGCGCGCGGCTCGAGCAGCTGCCCGACATCTGGAAGCGCCTCGTCGACGCCGGCTTCGAATCCGGGCACGCGTACGGCAAGTCGCTGCGCACGGTCAAGTCGTGCGTGGGATCGACCTGGTGCCGGTACGGCGTTCAGGACGCGGTGGGAATGGCGGTGCAGCTCGAACTGCGCTACCGGGGCCTGCGCTCTCCTCACAAGATCAAGCTCGGCGTCTCGGGCTGCGCGCGCGAATGCGCCGAGGCGCGCGGCAAGGACGTCGGAGTCATCGCCACCGAGGCGGGCTGGAACATGTACGTCGGTGGCAACGGCGGCTTCACGCCGCGCCACGCGGTGCTGTTGGCGGAAGGGCTCGACGACGACGCTCTCCTGAGGGCCATCGACCGGTTCCTGATGTACTACATCTTCACGGCCGACCGCCTGCAGCGCACCGCGCCGTGGTTCGAGGACCTGGAGGGCGGCATCGACGAGGTGCGGGCCGTCATCTTCGACGACAGCCTCGGCATCTGCGCGGACCTCGACGCCGCGATGGCCGCCCACGTCGCCAACTACGAGGACGAGTGGAAGGCGACGCTGGCGGATCCCGAGAAGCTGCGCCGCTTCGCCTCCTTCGTCAACGCGCCCGCGACGCCCGACCCGTCGCTCGCGTACACGGCCGAGCGGGGGCAGCCGCGTCCCGCGACCGCGGCGGAACGGGAGGACGGACGGGTCCTCATCGCCGGAACCACCCTGGAGGTGCGCCGATGA
- the map gene encoding type I methionyl aminopeptidase, whose amino-acid sequence MIELRTPAEIEQMRPAGRFVAETLAALREDTKVGTNLLDIDRRAHDLIRRAGAESCYIDYHPSFGASPFGKVICTSINDGVLHGLPRDYVLRDGDLVSLDFAVSVDGWVADSAVSFVVGTPRDEDLRLIDTTERALAAAIDAATVGHRVGDISAAISHVARSDGYSINTDFGGHGVGRIMHGDPHIPNDGKAGRGYPLRAGLVVALEPWFLASTDQLVTDADGWTLRSADGSRGAHAEHTVAITADGPIVLTDRSWLGVS is encoded by the coding sequence ATGATCGAGCTGCGCACACCCGCCGAGATCGAGCAGATGCGTCCCGCGGGCAGATTCGTCGCGGAGACGCTCGCGGCTCTGCGGGAGGACACGAAGGTCGGCACGAACCTGCTCGACATCGACCGGCGCGCGCACGATCTCATCCGCCGCGCCGGCGCGGAGTCGTGCTACATCGACTACCACCCCTCCTTCGGGGCCAGCCCGTTCGGCAAGGTGATCTGCACCTCGATCAACGACGGCGTCCTGCACGGGCTCCCACGCGACTACGTGCTGCGCGACGGCGACCTCGTCTCGCTCGATTTCGCGGTCTCCGTCGACGGCTGGGTCGCCGACTCCGCGGTCTCCTTCGTCGTCGGCACGCCGCGCGACGAGGACCTGCGCCTCATCGACACGACGGAGCGCGCCCTCGCGGCCGCGATCGACGCGGCGACCGTGGGCCATCGCGTCGGCGACATCTCCGCGGCGATCTCCCACGTCGCCCGCTCCGACGGCTACTCGATCAACACCGACTTCGGCGGCCACGGCGTGGGACGGATCATGCACGGCGATCCCCACATCCCCAACGACGGCAAGGCCGGCAGGGGCTACCCCCTGCGCGCCGGCCTCGTGGTCGCACTCGAGCCGTGGTTCCTCGCCTCCACCGATCAGCTCGTGACGGACGCCGACGGATGGACGCTCCGCTCGGCCGACGGCTCGCGGGGCGCGCACGCGGAGCACACCGTGGCCATCACCGCGGACGGTCCGATCGTGCTCACCGACCGGTCGTGGCTCGGCGTCTCCTGA
- a CDS encoding MFS transporter permease, whose protein sequence is MWLRRAYYHWLLPAALVLPLWLVVGWAVFQAGAWVFLWVLFIAVPSVLVGQLVLTLLVRSRPSVREERAVSWADVAGFTVWHALTIAVGLFSEAWFVPILIGAIAAGIGMFWLSLWQLWRDARESGTRMMLRYSATSPSPGASERTDRADGPRVIVVDESRRGSRGD, encoded by the coding sequence ATGTGGCTGCGGAGGGCGTACTATCACTGGCTCCTGCCGGCGGCGTTGGTCCTGCCGCTCTGGCTCGTCGTCGGCTGGGCGGTGTTCCAGGCCGGCGCGTGGGTGTTCCTCTGGGTCCTCTTCATCGCGGTGCCCTCGGTCCTCGTGGGCCAGCTCGTGCTCACCCTCCTCGTCCGCTCACGGCCCTCCGTGCGAGAGGAGCGAGCGGTCTCGTGGGCGGATGTCGCGGGTTTCACGGTCTGGCACGCGCTCACGATCGCGGTCGGGCTCTTCAGCGAGGCATGGTTCGTGCCGATTCTGATCGGCGCCATCGCCGCGGGGATCGGGATGTTCTGGCTGTCCCTCTGGCAGCTGTGGCGCGACGCCCGCGAGAGCGGCACGCGCATGATGCTGCGCTACAGCGCGACGTCTCCGTCGCCCGGGGCCTCGGAGCGCACCGACCGCGCGGACGGGCCGCGGGTCATCGTCGTCGACGAGTCCCGCCGAGGATCCCGCGGCGACTGA
- the rplS gene encoding 50S ribosomal protein L19, which translates to MQILDALDAASLRSDIPAFGPGDTVKVHVNITEGNRSRIQVFQGVVIGRSGDGVRETFTVRKVSFQVGVERTFPVHSPVIDHIEVVTRGDVRRAKLYYLRALRGKKAKIKEKREG; encoded by the coding sequence ATGCAGATCCTCGACGCGCTCGACGCAGCATCGCTGCGCAGCGACATCCCCGCTTTCGGTCCCGGTGACACCGTCAAGGTGCACGTGAACATCACCGAAGGCAACCGCTCCCGCATCCAGGTCTTCCAGGGCGTCGTGATCGGCCGCTCGGGCGACGGCGTGCGCGAGACCTTCACGGTCCGCAAGGTCAGCTTCCAGGTGGGTGTCGAGCGCACGTTCCCCGTGCACAGCCCCGTGATCGACCACATCGAGGTCGTCACCCGCGGCGACGTGCGTCGCGCCAAGCTCTACTACCTCCGCGCCCTCCGCGGCAAGAAGGCCAAGATCAAGGAGAAGCGCGAGGGCTGA